In Thiobacter sp. AK1, a genomic segment contains:
- the pyrE gene encoding orotate phosphoribosyltransferase, translating to MEDFRQEFIEFAVQKQVLLFGEFKTKAGRSSPYFFNSGLFNDGASLGKLGRFYAKAILSSQLAFDMLFGPAYKGIPLVAALAIALAEMGRNLPFAFNRKEAKDHGEGGQIVGASLKGRVLIADDVISAGTSVRESVHLIRKQGATPCGVVIALDRQERGQGTLSAVQEVERDYGMPVIAIATLDDLIAYLRRQPAHAADLARVLAYREQYGIEGLPKP from the coding sequence ATGGAAGATTTCCGGCAGGAATTCATCGAATTCGCGGTGCAGAAACAGGTCCTGCTGTTTGGCGAATTCAAGACCAAGGCCGGGCGCTCAAGCCCGTATTTCTTTAATTCCGGGCTGTTCAACGACGGCGCGTCCCTGGGCAAGCTGGGCCGATTTTACGCGAAAGCTATTCTCTCGTCGCAGCTTGCCTTCGACATGCTGTTCGGTCCCGCCTACAAGGGCATCCCTCTGGTGGCTGCCCTCGCCATCGCCCTGGCCGAAATGGGTCGCAACCTGCCCTTCGCCTTCAACCGCAAGGAGGCCAAGGACCATGGCGAAGGCGGCCAAATCGTGGGCGCTTCCCTCAAGGGAAGGGTGCTCATCGCCGATGATGTGATCTCGGCCGGCACGTCGGTACGCGAATCGGTGCATCTGATCCGAAAGCAGGGTGCCACGCCCTGCGGCGTGGTCATCGCCCTGGACCGTCAGGAACGGGGGCAAGGCACCCTGTCCGCGGTTCAGGAGGTGGAACGGGACTACGGCATGCCCGTGATCGCCATCGCCACCCTTGACGACCTGATCGCCTATCTGCGCCGGCAGCCGGCGCACGCGGCCGATCTGGCGCGGGTGCTGGCCTATCGTGAGCAATACGGCATCGAGGGCCTGCCCAAACCATGA